A genome region from Aliivibrio salmonicida LFI1238 includes the following:
- a CDS encoding riboflavin synthase, with amino-acid sequence MFTGIVATTAKVIDIIKKENFQTHIVEILEPYNHELEIGASVAHNGCCLTVTKIDGNKVWFDLIEETLRLTNLGFLSIGQRVNIERAARFGDEIGGHSMSGHIVDIMIVREVIKTPANCKIWFDVPPTWLKYVLHKGYVGVDGISLTIGDVDAKGFNVNLIPETLERTNLSERIVGDKINLEIDPQTQAIVDTIERVLANQNN; translated from the coding sequence ATGTTTACTGGGATTGTAGCAACGACGGCAAAGGTTATTGATATCATTAAAAAAGAGAACTTTCAGACTCATATTGTTGAAATTCTTGAACCTTACAATCATGAATTAGAAATAGGGGCTTCTGTTGCTCATAACGGGTGCTGTTTGACGGTGACTAAAATTGATGGCAACAAAGTCTGGTTTGATTTGATTGAAGAAACGTTACGTTTAACCAACCTTGGTTTCTTAAGTATTGGGCAACGAGTCAATATTGAGCGTGCCGCTCGGTTTGGTGATGAGATTGGTGGTCATTCAATGTCAGGTCATATTGTTGATATTATGATCGTAAGGGAAGTGATTAAAACCCCCGCGAACTGTAAAATTTGGTTTGATGTTCCACCTACATGGCTCAAATATGTGTTACATAAAGGGTATGTTGGTGTCGATGGAATTAGTCTTACGATTGGTGACGTTGATGCAAAGGGATTTAACGTGAATCTTATCCCTGAAACTCTAGAGAGAACGAATTTAAGTGAGCGTATTGTGGGTGATAAAATTAATTTAGAAATTGATCCGCAAACCCAAGCTATTGTCGATACGATTGAGCGAGTATTAGCGAACCAAAATAATTAA
- a CDS encoding CPXCG motif-containing cysteine-rich protein produces the protein MNNYITKNIECPNCQHSIDMVIGQNQRSQQVYDDCPSCHRAIEMKMTVNPHNSTINLSIDSNEDGLF, from the coding sequence TTGAATAATTACATTACGAAAAATATAGAATGCCCAAATTGTCAGCACTCTATTGATATGGTAATCGGTCAAAATCAACGTAGTCAGCAGGTGTATGATGATTGCCCATCTTGCCATCGTGCTATTGAAATGAAAATGACCGTTAACCCGCATAACAGTACGATAAACTTATCGATAGACAGTAATGAAGACGGGCTGTTTTAA
- a CDS encoding fructosamine kinase family protein, with protein MWQAIAQQISDVTKRPFTISDRETINGGEINDCYMISNGSERYFVKVNDRAELPIFETELESLTQLDKSDHIFVPKPIHIGVTKTHSFLVLNYLPTKVMDKKASYDLGISLAHHHLWGDQLEYGFDGDNYLGSVLQVNTWHRRWDCFFAEQRIGWQLQLLHEKGMFLGDIDTLVNNSKKILHNHNPKPSLLHGDFWHGNVSLSVKGPIVYDPACYWGDPECDLAMATLFGGFQDSFFEGYLSIRNIEEGFETRQNLYNLYHVLNHCNMFGGEYLNHAQQLIDKLNLTH; from the coding sequence ATGTGGCAAGCAATCGCTCAACAAATCTCTGACGTGACAAAACGCCCTTTTACCATCTCAGATCGTGAAACCATTAATGGTGGCGAGATAAATGACTGCTATATGATCAGTAATGGATCTGAACGTTATTTTGTAAAAGTAAATGATCGGGCTGAGCTTCCTATCTTTGAAACTGAACTGGAAAGTCTGACTCAACTCGATAAATCAGATCATATTTTTGTTCCAAAACCTATTCATATCGGAGTAACTAAAACTCACTCTTTTCTTGTTCTAAATTATCTTCCAACCAAAGTCATGGATAAAAAGGCCTCTTATGACTTAGGCATTAGTCTTGCCCACCACCATTTGTGGGGCGACCAATTAGAATACGGTTTTGACGGCGATAACTATCTTGGTAGTGTATTACAAGTAAATACATGGCATCGAAGATGGGACTGTTTTTTTGCGGAACAACGCATTGGTTGGCAACTTCAACTATTGCATGAAAAAGGGATGTTTTTAGGAGATATCGACACCCTTGTTAATAATTCAAAGAAAATCCTACACAATCATAATCCTAAACCCTCATTACTGCATGGCGATTTCTGGCATGGTAATGTGTCACTCAGTGTTAAAGGTCCGATAGTTTATGATCCAGCTTGCTACTGGGGAGATCCTGAATGCGATCTTGCCATGGCAACACTATTTGGTGGTTTTCAAGACAGTTTTTTTGAAGGTTATTTGTCTATCCGTAACATTGAGGAGGGGTTTGAAACTCGTCAAAACCTTTATAATCTTTATCACGTACTCAACCACTGTAATATGTTCGGTGGTGAATATTTAAACCATGCTCAACAATTGATCGATAAATTAAACCTAACCCATTGA
- a CDS encoding DUF3802 family protein has protein sequence MVINSDGYHALIEYLTEHLAIFANQQGDTGEETVEDIVTDLVASNLMAVFQQNPELDPDVRFTLMREADAVVADLGEVLASAWVQKATNEQVMFLDDYIGLIKNLFDSAFK, from the coding sequence ATGGTGATTAATTCAGATGGGTACCATGCGCTAATTGAATACTTGACCGAGCATCTAGCAATCTTTGCTAATCAGCAAGGGGATACAGGCGAAGAAACAGTAGAAGATATTGTGACTGATCTTGTTGCTTCTAATCTTATGGCGGTATTCCAACAGAATCCAGAGTTAGATCCTGATGTTCGTTTTACGTTAATGCGTGAAGCCGATGCAGTTGTGGCGGATTTAGGTGAAGTACTTGCAAGTGCTTGGGTTCAAAAAGCGACGAACGAACAAGTTATGTTTTTAGATGATTATATTGGCTTAATTAAAAATCTTTTTGATAGTGCTTTTAAATAA
- a CDS encoding NlpC/P60 family protein, producing the protein MTRNISLIFGFILLSSIAGCSSTPPSQQLSKQDIEVKYPQLKQSDGYQDYFREWQGVPYKYGGISKDGVDCSAFTQDALQTLHQLSLPRTTEYQISTGQKIALVNAKKGDLIFFKTGIKVRHVGVYIGNREFMHASTSKGVIISSLDNPYWKKAYWQARRVL; encoded by the coding sequence ATGACTCGCAATATCTCTTTAATCTTTGGCTTTATCCTATTAAGTAGCATCGCAGGCTGTAGCTCTACGCCACCCTCCCAACAATTATCGAAACAAGATATTGAAGTTAAATACCCACAGTTGAAGCAATCCGATGGCTATCAAGATTATTTTCGAGAATGGCAAGGCGTCCCTTATAAATACGGTGGAATAAGTAAAGATGGTGTGGATTGCTCAGCTTTTACTCAAGACGCACTTCAAACATTACATCAATTATCTTTACCTAGAACGACTGAGTATCAAATATCAACGGGGCAGAAAATTGCGCTCGTAAATGCAAAGAAAGGCGATCTTATTTTCTTTAAAACAGGAATAAAAGTAAGACATGTAGGTGTGTATATTGGAAACCGTGAATTCATGCATGCTTCAACATCAAAAGGCGTCATTATCTCAAGTCTTGATAATCCATATTGGAAAAAAGCGTATTGGCAAGCAAGGCGAGTGTTGTAA
- a CDS encoding AbgT family transporter translates to MSSSASQQKNQQQPKRPLFTRFLDSVEYLGNLLPHPITLFAIFCVAILVLSGIAGYFEVSVIDPRPEGEKGRAADGMIHGISLFNAEGLQLIVTNLVKNFVGFAPLGTVLVAMLGVAIAEHSGMLSAAMRGMVMGASKRMVTVTVVFAGIISNTASELGYVVLIPLAAMLFHSLGRHPLAGLAAAFAGVSGGYSANLLIGTVDPLLSGITETAAQMIDPTYTVGPEANWYFMFVSTFFIAITGAFVTEKIIEPKLGKYNDEEAAEDLSNDKMGKLTAVEKKGLKFAGVAVLIVSALLAWTIVPEDGVLRSATGTVSGSPFLKSIVAFIFVFFAVPGFVYGKIVGTMKNDRDVINAMATSMSSMGMYIVLVFFAAQFVAFFKWTNFGQVIAVGGASFLQDVGLTGPMLFFAFILMCGFINLMIGSASAQWAVTAPIFVPMLMLVGYAPETIQAAYRIGDSTTNIITPMMSYFGLILAVATRYMKNLGIGTLIATMLPYSICFMFGWSILFYLWVFVFGLPVGPGAATFYTP, encoded by the coding sequence ATGAGTTCGTCTGCATCGCAACAAAAAAACCAACAACAGCCAAAAAGGCCGTTGTTCACTCGTTTTCTTGATTCTGTTGAATATTTAGGAAACCTTTTACCACACCCAATCACTCTTTTTGCAATCTTTTGTGTGGCAATTCTCGTTCTTTCTGGCATTGCTGGTTATTTTGAAGTCTCAGTTATCGATCCTCGTCCTGAAGGGGAAAAAGGACGTGCAGCTGACGGCATGATCCATGGCATCAGTTTATTTAATGCAGAAGGCTTACAACTTATTGTGACTAACTTAGTGAAAAACTTTGTTGGTTTCGCTCCGTTGGGTACCGTTCTTGTCGCAATGCTTGGTGTTGCAATCGCTGAGCATTCAGGCATGTTATCTGCTGCTATGCGTGGCATGGTAATGGGCGCCTCTAAGCGAATGGTTACCGTAACCGTCGTATTTGCCGGTATTATCTCAAATACAGCCTCTGAGCTTGGTTATGTCGTACTTATCCCACTTGCGGCGATGCTGTTCCATTCACTCGGTCGTCATCCGTTAGCCGGTCTTGCTGCTGCATTCGCTGGTGTTTCTGGTGGTTACTCTGCAAACCTTCTTATCGGTACCGTTGACCCACTGCTTTCTGGTATTACAGAAACTGCAGCGCAAATGATTGATCCAACGTACACCGTAGGTCCTGAAGCAAACTGGTACTTTATGTTTGTATCTACTTTCTTCATTGCAATCACGGGTGCGTTTGTAACTGAGAAAATTATTGAACCGAAATTAGGTAAATACAATGATGAAGAAGCAGCAGAAGATCTATCAAATGATAAGATGGGTAAACTGACCGCCGTTGAAAAGAAAGGGCTTAAGTTTGCTGGTGTGGCTGTTCTGATTGTCAGTGCGTTACTTGCATGGACGATAGTTCCTGAAGATGGCGTATTACGTTCAGCAACAGGTACGGTTTCAGGGTCTCCATTCCTTAAAAGTATTGTGGCATTCATCTTTGTATTCTTTGCTGTTCCGGGTTTTGTTTACGGTAAAATCGTAGGTACAATGAAGAACGACAGAGATGTGATCAATGCAATGGCAACATCAATGTCTTCAATGGGCATGTATATTGTTCTTGTGTTCTTTGCTGCACAGTTTGTTGCTTTTTTTAAGTGGACTAACTTTGGTCAAGTCATTGCAGTTGGCGGTGCGAGTTTCTTACAAGACGTTGGCCTTACTGGACCTATGTTATTCTTCGCATTCATCTTAATGTGTGGTTTCATTAACTTGATGATTGGTTCGGCTTCTGCTCAGTGGGCAGTCACTGCACCTATCTTCGTGCCAATGTTAATGTTAGTGGGTTACGCACCAGAAACAATTCAAGCCGCGTATCGTATCGGCGATTCAACAACGAATATCATTACACCAATGATGAGTTACTTTGGTTTAATCCTTGCGGTAGCAACGCGTTACATGAAGAATCTAGGTATTGGTACATTGATTGCGACCATGCTTCCATACTCAATCTGCTTTATGTTTGGTTGGAGTATTCTGTTCTACCTATGGGTATTCGTATTTGGTTTACCAGTAGGTCCTGGCGCTGCAACGTTCTACACACCATAA
- a CDS encoding pseudouridine synthase yields MRLDKFVCKSTTLTKNEALECIAEGRVKVNAKIVTVESTQVHENNHVTLNGDLLTARPFRYLLMNKPANTICSNIDEAYPSLFNYIKEGNNSELHIAGRLDSDTTGLVLITDDGRWSYNIITPSKKCEKVYRVGLRNIITSEAIIKIELGVQLQGEVELTRPAKLKIITEREVLLTIIEGKFHQVKRMFSAVGNKVILLHREQFGEISLDVNEGEWRYLTDYEVNSFEY; encoded by the coding sequence ATGCGCCTTGATAAATTTGTTTGTAAAAGTACGACGTTAACAAAAAACGAAGCGCTTGAATGCATTGCTGAGGGAAGAGTAAAAGTGAATGCTAAGATTGTTACCGTTGAATCGACTCAAGTGCATGAGAACAACCATGTGACACTCAATGGTGATTTATTGACTGCTCGTCCTTTTCGCTACTTACTCATGAATAAACCTGCTAATACGATTTGTTCAAACATCGATGAAGCCTATCCCTCCTTATTCAACTATATTAAAGAAGGTAATAATTCGGAATTGCACATTGCTGGGCGTTTAGATTCAGATACCACTGGCCTTGTGCTTATTACCGATGACGGTCGATGGTCATACAATATTATTACGCCATCAAAGAAATGCGAGAAAGTATATCGAGTTGGTTTACGTAATATAATTACCAGTGAGGCAATAATCAAGATCGAGTTAGGTGTGCAACTGCAAGGGGAAGTAGAGTTAACAAGGCCTGCTAAATTGAAGATTATTACAGAGAGAGAAGTATTACTGACCATTATTGAAGGTAAGTTCCATCAGGTAAAACGTATGTTTTCTGCTGTTGGAAATAAAGTGATTTTATTGCATAGAGAGCAGTTCGGAGAGATCAGTTTGGATGTAAATGAAGGTGAATGGCGTTATTTAACTGATTATGAAGTTAACTCATTTGAGTATTAA
- a CDS encoding sterol desaturase family protein, with translation MENSWIEQSDTIRLGCFVAAFILFALVEYKWPRKKLTQKKSLRWVNNLGLIVFNSIVLRLALPLLAIDAAYIAQQENFGVFNYLGTPYFLTFLLSILLLDWIIYWQHRAFHRVPSLWRLHRMHHSDQDIDLTTGTRFHPVEIILSMLIKIAAIGILGIPVEAVIVFEIILNVSAMFNHSNLHIPRWLDRYIRTLLITPDVHRVHHSIHVTEMNNNYGFFLSIWDRIGKTYLVRPRDGHEDMKIGTALFRSEKEQRLDKMLTQPFRKK, from the coding sequence GCTGCTTTCATCCTTTTTGCTTTGGTTGAGTATAAATGGCCACGTAAAAAGTTGACTCAAAAAAAATCATTACGCTGGGTAAATAACCTTGGTTTAATCGTATTTAATAGTATTGTTCTACGCCTAGCCTTACCGCTATTAGCCATTGATGCAGCTTATATCGCACAACAAGAAAATTTTGGAGTCTTTAATTACCTTGGAACCCCTTACTTTTTGACATTTCTCCTTTCTATTTTATTGTTAGATTGGATTATCTATTGGCAGCACCGTGCTTTTCATCGTGTTCCTTCATTATGGCGCTTACATCGAATGCACCATTCTGACCAAGACATTGATTTAACGACAGGAACTCGATTTCATCCGGTAGAAATTATTTTATCCATGTTGATAAAAATTGCGGCCATCGGGATCTTAGGGATTCCAGTTGAAGCCGTCATTGTCTTTGAAATAATTTTGAATGTAAGTGCAATGTTTAATCACAGTAATCTCCATATTCCACGATGGTTAGATCGTTACATCAGAACCTTACTTATTACCCCTGATGTGCACAGAGTTCACCATTCAATCCATGTCACCGAGATGAATAACAACTATGGGTTCTTTTTATCTATTTGGGATCGTATTGGAAAAACGTATTTAGTGAGACCAAGAGATGGGCACGAAGACATGAAAATAGGGACCGCTTTATTTAGAAGCGAAAAAGAGCAACGGTTAGACAAAATGTTGACTCAACCATTTAGGAAAAAATAA